The Liolophura sinensis isolate JHLJ2023 chromosome 8, CUHK_Ljap_v2, whole genome shotgun sequence sequence TTCTTCTCTCTAAAAatcatctgttaaatttaactgttgcctgtgtgatgctagaatgtgttctgttattatagtagattattctgttaaacatgaCTCACagattctattaattcagcataaccattctattaattcagcataacgATTCTATTACTTCagcataaccattctattataCTAACATgatatattatgttgaatataacacaatattgtgctacaataacagaatacattctagcgtcactcagacagTAGATTTTCggttaagtttaacagattGATTCTTAACCATTTCCAAAAATGGCGACGCTGCAGTTAAAGCATCACAAGAAAATGTGATTTTCAAAATAGTTATTTTAATAGAGTTTCCCCTAAAAAGTTTCATGATTGTGTGATAGTGGGGTCTGGATAATTTGGGATACAGAGGCCACTTTCCCAAAGAATATACAGGGCTATCCTTTCTCCAAAAATGTAGctaccactttcacaaaaatttgtGAATCTATTTTCTCATCACTATAAATGACGTTTTCACCGGTAGTATGTTTGATCATTTGCCTGCTATCaaaatgctctggttttattctctgtactGTAGTCTTTTACACTGTCACTCAGTCAGGTGAGGTGATTTGCGCAGAAAAACATATTGTATTCATAAAGTGTGTTTTCTTGATGCTCACAGAAAGTGGTCATGGCGCGTCTCATATTAGTTGTCCTCGCTGCAATGGCGGTCGTGAGCCAAGGTGCCAGAAAAGTGGAGGAGGAGAAGAAACCAGACTTTACCATTACTCATGAGGCCTGGTTTGACATTGAAATCAAAGATTATGACGGTCCAGGAGAGGACTACAGAGGCAGATTTGTTGTCGGACTGTTTGGAGAGCAAGTGCCAATGACAGTCCTGAATTTTGTCAAGTTGGCCAACGGATTCCAGAGGAAGAAGGCAGATGGTGTAGGTGTTAATATTCATATTGCGTCTGAGTAAAATGTTAATCCGCAGCTCGCAAGGTTCATTTAAGGAGTGTGATAGTATTTTAAGGAAGTGATTTCTTTTacagtgaacatacatgtataaaaattttTATAAAGAAACTAGAATGTAGACCCAAATGAAATCTCGGAACGGATTTGAAAGGACGAAGAGTGGAAGCATAAGTGTGAATGTTCATCTGATTGAAAAGCTATCCCACAAAAAATTTGAGTGCGGTAATGTTTAATGGAAATGATTTTCTATCACGAGGatttaattatataaaataaagtatgaatTGATCCAAGTCTTTCAAATacttgaaatgtttgaaaaggATACAGGCTACAAAAAGGTTAACCCAAAGCGAAACAAAGGTTCATGTACGGGGGGTATTAATACATAAACTATAGATTCACCACGTGGCATTCCAACCACGTGGCGATACATCTACAGGtccgcagtaaatacatgtCTTGTCTGAGAACCGAACAATGGTTACAGATATTGACCATACTCCTGTCTGAACACGCCATCTGTCACGATGTTCGACACATCCGTGCATGACTTTGAAATTGATGGTGCTTTACTGAACTAAAAATTTAATGTCTCTTTCAAATTGAATAAGGAAAATTTCTATATGCATTTGTAGTGTCGCCTAGCATAGAAAAAAATGCCACGTTCCTTTTTAATTTTGTCAGCGTCTTACCTtggtgaaaataattttataaatatttgttaaacaaGAATAATCGATGAGCAACAATAGATGACTGGATTGCAAAGATGAATGAAGTAGGCCCAGGCTGTTGCCTGACACGTGTGAATAATGCCACGTGTATAGCATCCTTAAATATAGATGTGTAACGTTTTGCCACGTGGACTCCATTACATCTGATGTAAACACATAACAACAAAATGGAAATCAGAGTTTAGCAATACTACTTGAAATCAAATGCACGTTGATCATTTCGAAGAAATTTTCAGACGTCAGAATCCAGCAAAACAGGACTTAGTATTGGTGGATCAGTGTGATTGTATGATAGCAattgattaaaatattattattcgTTAAGTATAATATGGaagtattatgaaaataatgataaattaCAATACGAATAAAGAATTACAGTTCACAAAAGGAacagagtatatgtatatatatataggatcaGTTTCATTATGATGTCATGATAGGGAATCCCATTTCATTACGCATACTTAAAAAACACTTTAGTAAGTATATGGGCAACATGAAATAAGTGGTATTGGAGGTCCATTTATATTCGTTCCTTTTTAAATTTCAACAGAGAGTCGAGAAGTTGCACTACAAAAACACCATTTTCCACCGTCTGGTAACGGATTTTGTCATCCAGggtggtgacgtcacagtcGGCGATGGTTCAGGAGGTAAGTCCTTCAAATTTTGCTCAGTTAATAGATGCAAGTAAGTCGCTATAAAAACTCCAGTAAGAAATATACAGTGTGATCAAGTAGAATGGAAATCTTTCACTCCTAAAGTAATTCGAGCCTAAGCTATGCTttcctgtgtgtttttttaaaatttatgtctTTGCGAAGATGTTTTGCTGGCGTGTTAGTAATGCATTTGTCCTGATTTGCAAGATAACAATGGTAAATTCAGCTTGGAATCCATTGCGCGAGAAAtgtcaagtttttaaaaaaatatttatatcatgATTATATATTTCTTATAAAC is a genomic window containing:
- the LOC135473965 gene encoding peptidyl-prolyl cis-trans isomerase B-like, with amino-acid sequence MARLILVVLAAMAVVSQGARKVEEEKKPDFTITHEAWFDIEIKDYDGPGEDYRGRFVVGLFGEQVPMTVLNFVKLANGFQRKKADGRVEKLHYKNTIFHRLVTDFVIQGGDVTVGDGSGGKSIFGDKFNDESFTISHNAAGYLAMANHGKDTNGSQFFILLNRARWLDDKHVVFGKIIQGMDVLRDMGEIKTFSDSRPRNRIKIVDCGADPVEKKYTLSEEEARSEKDLTRD